One segment of Chryseobacterium turcicum DNA contains the following:
- the deoD gene encoding purine-nucleoside phosphorylase has translation MSVHISAKKGEIAKVVLQPGDPLRAKYIAENFLENARLVSQTRGILYYTGTYKGKEISVGASGMGFPSIGIYSFELYTEYEVDTIIRIGTCGGYSSDVKLFDILNVENAASESTYAKYAWGFEEEIFSHQGNIFDVINETAEELGLKARATNIHSSDIFYRKDPATPAIATKYNCLAVEMEAFGLFANAKHLGKNAATILTVSDIIPTQEFISADEREKALKPMIELALEAALKVI, from the coding sequence ATGAGTGTACACATCAGTGCCAAAAAAGGAGAGATTGCGAAAGTTGTTTTGCAACCTGGTGATCCGCTTCGTGCAAAATATATCGCCGAAAATTTTCTTGAAAACGCAAGATTAGTAAGCCAAACAAGAGGTATTTTATATTATACCGGAACTTACAAAGGAAAAGAAATCTCTGTAGGAGCAAGCGGAATGGGTTTCCCAAGCATCGGAATTTATTCTTTCGAGCTATACACAGAATATGAAGTTGACACAATCATCAGAATCGGAACTTGTGGTGGATATTCTAGTGACGTAAAATTATTTGATATCTTAAATGTAGAAAATGCAGCCAGCGAAAGCACGTATGCAAAATACGCATGGGGATTTGAAGAAGAGATTTTTTCGCACCAGGGAAATATTTTTGACGTTATTAACGAAACTGCTGAAGAATTAGGATTAAAAGCCAGAGCGACCAACATTCACAGCAGTGATATTTTTTACAGAAAAGATCCTGCAACGCCAGCAATTGCTACGAAATACAACTGCCTTGCAGTAGAAATGGAAGCTTTCGGATTGTTTGCCAACGCAAAACATTTAGGAAAAAATGCAGCAACTATTCTTACGGTTTCTGATATTATCCCAACTCAGGAATTTATTTCTGCTGACGAAAGAGAAAAGGCATTAAAACCAATGATTGAATTAGCTTTGGAAGCTGCTTTGAAAGTGATTTAA
- the dinB gene encoding DNA polymerase IV has product MDAFYASVEQYDHPELRGKAIAVGGGHRGVVSAASYEARKFGVRSAMPSKTAKEKCPHLIFVPPRFARYKEISRKIREIFYEYTDLVEPLSLDEAYLDVTENKKGIESANQIAKEIRQKIFEQTGLTASAGISINKFLAKVASDINKPNGQKTIHPEKIEKFLEELPVEKFYGVGKVTANKMFSLAIYKGKDLKNRSLEDLTRLFGKSGRYYYDVVRGIHHSEVKPNRIQKSVAVERTFFEDLFDEQQINEKLENLSKELHQRLQKHQILGRSLTLKIKYNDFSLFTRSFTKEEYFTSPEQYFATSKKLWELRPFDKAVRLLGLSLSHLNTEEKKQVSVQLKIPFEEFEN; this is encoded by the coding sequence ATGGATGCATTTTATGCTTCCGTAGAGCAGTATGACCATCCTGAATTACGTGGAAAAGCCATTGCAGTGGGTGGCGGGCATCGTGGCGTTGTTTCTGCAGCCAGTTATGAAGCCCGAAAGTTTGGTGTTCGTTCTGCCATGCCCAGTAAAACGGCTAAAGAAAAATGTCCGCATCTTATTTTTGTCCCCCCTAGATTTGCTCGATATAAAGAGATATCCAGAAAAATTCGTGAAATTTTCTACGAATATACCGACTTGGTAGAACCTCTTTCTTTAGATGAAGCCTATCTCGATGTTACCGAAAACAAAAAAGGAATAGAATCTGCCAATCAGATTGCCAAAGAAATTCGTCAGAAAATATTTGAACAAACCGGCTTAACAGCTTCCGCAGGCATTTCAATTAATAAATTTCTGGCTAAAGTTGCTTCAGACATCAATAAACCCAACGGACAAAAAACCATTCATCCCGAAAAAATAGAAAAATTTCTGGAAGAACTGCCTGTCGAAAAATTTTATGGCGTCGGAAAAGTAACCGCCAACAAAATGTTTAGCCTCGCAATTTATAAAGGAAAAGATTTAAAAAACAGGTCACTAGAAGATTTAACGAGACTTTTCGGAAAATCAGGCCGATATTATTATGATGTCGTTCGTGGCATTCATCACTCGGAAGTAAAACCCAACCGCATACAGAAAAGTGTTGCCGTAGAACGTACTTTCTTTGAAGACCTTTTTGATGAACAGCAAATCAACGAAAAATTAGAAAATTTAAGTAAGGAGCTTCATCAGCGTTTACAGAAACACCAAATTCTCGGAAGGTCTTTAACTTTGAAGATTAAATACAACGATTTCTCACTGTTTACACGAAGTTTTACGAAAGAAGAATATTTTACCTCTCCCGAACAGTATTTTGCAACTTCAAAAAAACTCTGGGAGCTTCGCCCTTTTGATAAAGCGGTACGATTATTGGGATTGTCATTATCACACCTCAACACCGAAGAAAAAAAGCAGGTTTCAGTACAGCTTAAAATTCCGTTTGAGGAGTTTGAAAATTGA
- a CDS encoding OmpA family protein: MKKKIILLILLQFCVTYFWGQTVSLSSTNDINRGFQISLRGGYDAFPVYNNNTPYIDYKGNWMAGGSVDYYMNRWWGIGIDFDYLVNNPRSTYPTNNILYSSFSINQFHLAEDYISRTFLGIGPNLRYKKNDKWNLELKLRGGISNIKGGYTMLDGTIPTVPTQMNIALNQHAGYDAKNVFSGKVALQYNYFINKSLGLHLGIYHINHFKVEELVDPGTGYSSNYYGFNNSLGSNTLNSEPTYRNKACNCNINSTGIYAGITLRFPPKEKCTMCQMCPVCKKVHEPPMCVAACTVCGCKISITAKDKISGELLDKTDVVLQRQDGTIVESGTTNSFGVVVFDNVQAGDYSVKGKLYNVNLQETKISQAEFDQCKANGGVIQKEIIYTDDNFVLKGQVFECNTSKTVEGANIELSHLSSNTKKNTISSASGEYIFNVNKNTNYSIKGSKDGYFSNEIEINTATYDRTKSLFIKFEVCVDPCGKAIRLNNINFNLDKSDILKSSEADLNYVVTLMKKNPKIKVELSSHTDWRGSHEYNQKLSQRRADSSVNYIVSKGIDRSRLISRGAGETELLNRCSDNVECSEEENRVNRRTEFKILCVENY; this comes from the coding sequence ATGAAAAAGAAAATTATACTTTTAATACTACTTCAGTTCTGTGTTACTTATTTTTGGGGACAAACTGTAAGCTTAAGTTCTACGAATGATATCAACAGAGGATTTCAAATTTCTCTAAGAGGAGGTTACGATGCATTTCCTGTATACAATAACAATACACCCTACATTGACTATAAAGGAAACTGGATGGCAGGCGGAAGTGTAGATTACTACATGAACCGATGGTGGGGAATTGGGATTGACTTTGATTATTTAGTGAATAATCCGAGGAGTACCTATCCTACAAACAATATTTTGTACAGTAGTTTTTCTATTAATCAGTTTCATTTAGCCGAAGATTATATCTCCCGCACCTTTTTGGGAATAGGCCCTAATCTGAGATACAAAAAAAACGATAAATGGAATCTCGAATTAAAACTAAGAGGTGGAATCTCTAATATTAAAGGAGGATATACAATGCTTGACGGAACAATTCCCACAGTACCAACACAGATGAATATTGCACTTAATCAACATGCCGGCTATGATGCTAAAAATGTTTTCTCAGGAAAAGTGGCATTGCAGTATAATTATTTCATCAATAAATCTTTAGGTCTGCATTTGGGTATTTACCATATCAATCATTTTAAAGTAGAAGAATTGGTAGATCCGGGAACGGGATATTCATCAAATTATTATGGTTTTAACAATAGTTTAGGAAGTAATACTTTAAATTCAGAACCCACTTACAGAAACAAAGCTTGTAACTGCAATATCAATTCTACGGGTATCTATGCCGGAATTACGCTGAGATTTCCACCCAAAGAAAAATGTACAATGTGCCAAATGTGCCCTGTTTGCAAAAAAGTACATGAACCGCCTATGTGTGTTGCCGCTTGTACAGTCTGTGGTTGCAAAATTTCAATTACTGCAAAAGATAAAATAAGTGGTGAGTTATTAGATAAAACCGATGTTGTACTCCAAAGACAAGACGGAACCATTGTAGAATCTGGCACAACAAACAGTTTTGGAGTTGTAGTTTTTGATAATGTTCAGGCAGGAGACTATTCTGTAAAAGGTAAACTTTATAATGTGAATTTGCAGGAAACCAAAATTTCGCAGGCAGAGTTTGACCAATGCAAAGCCAACGGTGGAGTTATACAGAAAGAAATAATATATACGGATGACAATTTTGTCTTAAAAGGCCAAGTTTTCGAGTGCAATACCTCAAAAACTGTTGAAGGAGCCAATATAGAATTATCCCATTTATCCTCAAACACTAAGAAAAATACCATTTCATCGGCTTCAGGAGAGTATATTTTTAATGTCAATAAAAACACAAACTATTCTATTAAAGGAAGTAAAGACGGATATTTCTCAAATGAAATAGAAATCAATACCGCAACCTACGACAGAACAAAATCACTATTCATTAAGTTTGAAGTTTGTGTAGACCCTTGTGGTAAAGCCATTAGATTGAATAATATCAATTTTAATTTAGACAAATCTGATATTTTAAAATCTTCAGAAGCAGACCTTAATTATGTGGTGACTTTAATGAAGAAAAATCCTAAAATAAAAGTTGAGCTCTCCTCACACACCGACTGGAGAGGCAGCCACGAATACAATCAAAAACTATCTCAAAGAAGAGCAGACTCCAGCGTCAACTATATTGTAAGCAAAGGTATAGACAGAAGCAGACTTATCTCTCGTGGCGCAGGAGAAACAGAATTGCTCAACCGCTGTTCAGACAACGTAGAATGTTCGGAAGAAGAAAACCGTGTCAACCGCAGAACAGAATTTAAAATTCTTTGTGTAGAAAATTATTAA
- the lpxK gene encoding tetraacyldisaccharide 4'-kinase: protein MKRWYLYPFSLGYHMVTGIRNTLYDLGIFKSTKFDTPIINVGNLSVGGSGKSPMVMYLAKSLSKHYRTGVLSRGYGRLTKGYDVTNYDSNYKTVGDEAMQLFERFKNRFVIAVSEDRVPGAKKVIEDMDLDVLILDDAMQHRAIKAGFNILMTDFNDPYFKDHLLPAGDLRESRAGSKRADVIMVSKCPDELTEETKQYYISRIKPERSQKVFFSSIGYDENVYSREKMLPDNNLNYYDILLITGIANPKPLLSHLAKFSQRVKHLKFRDHHNFSDTDIKNIFEEYKKLGEYKLILTTEKDYVRLKTFDYLRDLVYYWPINVVIDKKEEFNQMIMNYVSKK from the coding sequence ATGAAAAGATGGTACCTCTACCCTTTTTCCTTAGGTTATCATATGGTTACGGGCATCCGAAACACATTATATGACCTGGGAATTTTTAAGTCTACAAAATTCGATACACCGATTATCAATGTCGGTAATCTTTCTGTGGGCGGAAGCGGAAAATCGCCAATGGTGATGTATTTGGCAAAATCTTTATCTAAACATTACAGAACCGGAGTTCTTTCTAGAGGGTACGGAAGATTGACGAAAGGATATGACGTTACCAACTACGACAGCAATTATAAAACTGTAGGTGATGAAGCCATGCAGCTTTTTGAGCGTTTCAAAAACCGTTTTGTGATTGCCGTTTCTGAAGACCGAGTTCCTGGAGCCAAAAAAGTAATCGAAGATATGGACCTTGATGTTTTGATTCTTGATGATGCCATGCAGCACAGAGCCATCAAAGCAGGATTCAATATTTTGATGACCGATTTTAATGACCCTTATTTTAAAGACCATCTACTTCCGGCAGGAGATTTGAGAGAATCGAGGGCAGGCTCAAAAAGAGCAGATGTCATCATGGTAAGCAAATGCCCTGATGAACTGACTGAGGAAACCAAGCAATATTATATCTCAAGAATAAAACCTGAGCGCAGTCAAAAAGTATTTTTCTCATCCATTGGGTATGACGAAAACGTCTATTCAAGAGAAAAAATGCTTCCCGACAACAACTTGAATTATTACGATATTCTTCTCATCACAGGAATTGCCAATCCCAAACCTTTGTTGAGTCATTTGGCTAAATTTTCACAGCGTGTAAAGCATCTTAAATTCAGAGACCATCATAATTTTTCTGATACTGATATTAAAAATATCTTCGAAGAGTACAAAAAATTGGGTGAATACAAATTAATCCTAACGACTGAAAAGGATTATGTACGTTTGAAAACTTTCGATTATCTGCGAGATTTGGTGTATTACTGGCCTATTAATGTAGTGATTGACAAGAAGGAAGAATTCAATCAAATGATAATGAATTACGTGAGTAAAAAATAA
- a CDS encoding alpha-amylase gives MNPTMIQFFHWYSEGDGKLWKHAEKQAEYLSQLGITSVWFPPAYKGANGGYSVGYDAYDLFDLGEFDQKNSTATKYGTKHDYKKAIQKLKKNNIQVIVDVVLGHKAGGDELEKFKAVKVDEENREKIISSEIEIESYTKFTFPGRKKKYSEFEWNFTCFSGVDYAEGKDSHIYKIKSEYGDDWEEMIDDEKGNYDYLMFNDIEHRNPHVREELNKWAKWYFDETDFDGVRLDALKHISFEFYKEWLTMLRSNSEKNIFAVGEYWAPGQLSLLQKYIDATEGCMSLFDSSLQNNFHTASKEGGSYDLRNILSETLTEADPMHSVSLVDNHDTQPLQDLEAPVEAWFKPIAYALILLRENGYPCVFYPDLYGAHYKDTDREGNEQEIFLEKVDGIEELLKLRKENAYGVQRDYFEDANCLGWIREGDDDHQGCAIVLSNKDVYQKPMEMGEKYIGKTFYDALGRSQEKIEIKEDGWADFPVPAGNVSVWVPE, from the coding sequence ATGAACCCAACCATGATTCAATTTTTCCACTGGTACTCAGAAGGAGACGGAAAACTATGGAAACATGCCGAAAAACAGGCAGAATATTTATCTCAACTCGGCATTACATCGGTATGGTTTCCACCAGCCTATAAAGGAGCAAACGGCGGATATTCTGTAGGATATGATGCCTACGACCTTTTTGACCTCGGAGAATTTGACCAAAAAAATTCTACTGCAACAAAATACGGAACCAAACACGATTATAAAAAGGCAATTCAGAAATTAAAGAAAAATAATATTCAGGTAATTGTAGATGTTGTTTTAGGACATAAAGCAGGCGGAGATGAATTAGAAAAATTTAAAGCCGTAAAAGTTGATGAAGAGAATCGCGAAAAAATTATCTCCTCAGAAATCGAAATAGAATCTTACACAAAATTTACTTTCCCCGGACGCAAGAAAAAATATTCTGAGTTTGAATGGAACTTCACCTGTTTCAGCGGTGTAGATTATGCAGAAGGAAAAGATTCGCACATCTACAAAATAAAATCTGAATATGGTGACGACTGGGAAGAAATGATTGATGACGAAAAAGGAAACTACGATTATTTGATGTTTAATGATATCGAACATCGAAATCCTCATGTGCGTGAAGAACTCAACAAATGGGCAAAATGGTATTTCGACGAAACCGATTTTGACGGCGTAAGACTGGATGCTTTAAAACATATTTCTTTTGAGTTTTATAAAGAATGGTTAACGATGTTGCGTTCCAATTCTGAGAAAAATATTTTTGCGGTGGGTGAATATTGGGCTCCGGGACAATTGAGTTTATTACAAAAATACATTGACGCTACAGAAGGTTGCATGAGCCTTTTTGACAGCTCGCTTCAAAACAATTTTCATACAGCATCTAAAGAAGGGGGTTCTTATGATTTAAGAAATATTTTATCTGAAACCTTAACCGAAGCCGACCCTATGCATTCTGTAAGTCTGGTTGATAATCACGACACTCAGCCTTTGCAGGATTTGGAGGCGCCGGTTGAAGCTTGGTTTAAACCTATTGCTTATGCACTTATTTTATTGAGAGAAAATGGCTACCCTTGTGTTTTTTATCCTGATTTGTATGGCGCTCATTATAAAGATACCGACCGTGAAGGAAACGAGCAGGAAATATTTTTAGAAAAAGTAGATGGTATTGAAGAACTCTTAAAACTAAGAAAAGAAAATGCATACGGAGTTCAAAGAGATTATTTCGAAGATGCCAATTGTCTAGGCTGGATTCGTGAAGGCGATGATGACCATCAAGGCTGTGCTATTGTTTTGAGTAATAAAGACGTCTACCAAAAACCTATGGAAATGGGAGAAAAGTATATTGGTAAAACTTTCTATGATGCACTAGGCAGGTCTCAGGAAAAAATAGAAATAAAAGAAGACGGCTGGGCAGATTTCCCTGTTCCGGCAGGAAATGTGAGTGTTTGGGTTCCCGAATAA
- a CDS encoding S9 family peptidase — MKLYKFSLLMVVLGGSAFAQTQKFTMAEAVNGMRTNLAVKNISQFSWSSDSKSYIQAVKGGYLMTDIKTNKQDTLISLTQVNKNFADKKLKGLPPVKFVTNSEAYFTANNQMHWLEKSGNEWKVKRSVTLGDNPANVKTLADNQTLVYTKGNNLFINKNGKEVAVTNDSNENILNGASNVHRNEFGIDTGIFASPNSENVAFYRMDQTMVADYPVIDWSVTPAVNTNIKYPMAGKTSHQVTLGVYNIKNQSTTFLKVDGEKDQYLTAVTWSPDSKFIFVGVLNRGQNHLRMNKYDAVTGNFINTLFEETSDKYVEPQHPLTFFPNSNTDFIWQSQRSGYNHLFHYSLEKGLIAQITKGDWLVTDILGFNEKKKEIYYVSTQDNPTEKHLYRINWNTFKTQRMDNAEGVHSGVLSSDGNYLYDTYSNATTPRVADILNTTTLKATNLLKSDNPLKNYDRPEIKNINLKADDGTILYGKVILPTNFDPNKKYPAIVYLYNGPHLQIVTNTFPASGNLWYEYMAQNGYVIFTMDGRGSSNRGLKFEQAVFRNLGTTEMDDQMKGVNYLKSLPYVDSERMGIHGWSFGGFMTTSFMLRKPDVFKVGVAGGPVIDWSMYEIMYGERYMDSPQENPQGYAASNLLDKAQNLQGKLLMIHGAQDDVVVWQHSMKFIKSAVDHGVQMDYFAYPGHPHNVVGKDRVHLMQKVTDYFDLYLKK, encoded by the coding sequence ATGAAATTATATAAATTTTCTTTATTAATGGTGGTTTTGGGCGGATCGGCTTTTGCTCAAACCCAAAAATTTACAATGGCTGAAGCGGTGAACGGCATGAGAACTAATCTTGCGGTAAAAAACATTTCACAGTTTTCTTGGTCTAGCGACAGTAAATCTTATATTCAGGCGGTGAAAGGCGGATATTTGATGACTGATATTAAAACCAATAAGCAGGATACTTTGATCTCTTTGACCCAAGTAAATAAAAATTTTGCAGATAAAAAGCTGAAAGGTCTTCCTCCTGTAAAATTTGTAACCAATTCTGAAGCTTATTTTACGGCTAATAATCAAATGCATTGGTTAGAGAAATCTGGTAACGAATGGAAAGTAAAGCGTTCGGTAACCTTAGGTGATAATCCGGCTAATGTAAAAACGTTGGCAGATAATCAGACTTTAGTTTATACAAAAGGGAATAATTTATTCATCAACAAAAACGGTAAAGAGGTTGCGGTGACGAATGATTCTAACGAAAATATTCTTAATGGCGCTTCTAACGTGCATAGAAACGAGTTTGGAATCGACACAGGAATTTTCGCTTCTCCCAATTCTGAAAATGTAGCGTTTTACAGAATGGATCAGACCATGGTTGCAGATTATCCTGTGATTGACTGGTCTGTAACTCCGGCAGTGAATACCAATATTAAATATCCGATGGCTGGAAAAACTTCTCATCAAGTAACATTGGGGGTTTATAATATTAAAAATCAGTCTACAACCTTTCTTAAAGTGGATGGTGAAAAAGACCAATATTTAACAGCAGTTACGTGGAGCCCGGATTCTAAATTTATTTTCGTTGGGGTTTTAAACAGAGGTCAGAATCATTTAAGAATGAATAAATATGACGCTGTTACAGGAAATTTTATCAATACATTATTTGAAGAAACCAGTGATAAATATGTAGAACCTCAGCATCCGTTGACGTTTTTTCCAAATTCAAATACAGATTTTATCTGGCAAAGTCAGAGGTCAGGGTACAACCATTTGTTCCACTATAGTCTAGAAAAAGGTTTAATCGCTCAAATCACTAAAGGAGATTGGTTGGTTACCGATATCTTAGGATTTAATGAAAAGAAAAAAGAAATATATTATGTTTCTACCCAAGATAATCCTACCGAAAAACATTTGTACAGAATCAACTGGAATACGTTCAAAACCCAGAGAATGGACAATGCAGAAGGAGTGCATTCGGGAGTTCTGAGCAGCGATGGTAACTATTTATATGATACTTACAGCAATGCTACGACACCTAGAGTTGCAGATATTCTGAATACAACAACTCTAAAAGCGACCAATCTTTTGAAATCTGACAACCCATTGAAAAACTATGACCGTCCGGAAATTAAAAATATTAATTTGAAAGCTGATGACGGGACGATTTTATACGGAAAGGTTATTCTTCCTACTAATTTTGATCCGAACAAAAAATATCCTGCCATTGTGTATTTATACAACGGTCCGCATTTGCAGATTGTAACCAATACTTTCCCTGCTTCAGGTAATCTTTGGTATGAATATATGGCACAAAACGGATACGTTATTTTTACAATGGATGGAAGAGGTTCTTCAAACCGTGGACTTAAATTTGAGCAAGCTGTATTCAGAAACTTAGGAACGACAGAAATGGATGATCAAATGAAGGGTGTTAATTACCTGAAATCACTTCCGTATGTAGATTCTGAAAGAATGGGAATTCACGGATGGAGTTTTGGTGGATTTATGACCACGAGTTTCATGCTTCGCAAACCTGATGTTTTCAAAGTAGGTGTTGCAGGAGGTCCGGTAATCGACTGGAGCATGTACGAAATTATGTATGGCGAAAGATATATGGATTCTCCACAGGAAAACCCTCAAGGATATGCAGCTTCGAATCTATTGGATAAAGCTCAAAACTTACAAGGAAAATTATTGATGATTCATGGGGCACAAGATGATGTCGTTGTTTGGCAACATTCCATGAAATTTATCAAATCTGCGGTGGATCACGGTGTTCAGATGGATTATTTTGCTTACCCAGGACATCCGCATAATGTAGTTGGAAAAGACAGAGTGCATTTGATGCAAAAAGTGACCGATTATTTTGATTTGTATTTAAAGAAATAA
- the truA gene encoding tRNA pseudouridine(38-40) synthase TruA, translating into MRYFIEFSYNGKNYFGYQIQPNDISVQEELERALSTILQEKIKTTGAGRTDTGVHAKKMFAHFETNQVLNNQLTHKLNSFLPTDIAVKRIFEVKDDFHARFDATFRTYEYYISLEKNPFTHDSAWQHWRKPLDINKMNEACKILFEYEDFTSFAKLHTDNKTNLCKMYKAEWEQNGTELKFTVSANRFLRNMVRAIVGTMVEVGSGKIQPEDVRKVIEDKNRNSAGTSAPAHALFLVNVGYEF; encoded by the coding sequence TTGAGATATTTTATAGAATTTTCATACAACGGAAAAAATTATTTTGGTTACCAGATTCAGCCGAATGATATTTCTGTGCAGGAAGAACTTGAACGAGCGCTTTCTACCATTTTACAAGAAAAAATTAAAACAACCGGAGCGGGAAGAACTGATACCGGGGTGCATGCCAAGAAAATGTTTGCCCATTTTGAGACCAATCAGGTTTTAAACAATCAGCTTACTCATAAACTGAATAGTTTTTTGCCTACAGATATTGCTGTGAAAAGAATTTTTGAAGTGAAAGATGATTTTCATGCACGTTTTGATGCAACTTTCAGAACGTATGAATATTATATTTCATTGGAAAAAAATCCGTTTACGCACGATTCTGCCTGGCAACATTGGCGAAAACCTTTAGACATTAATAAAATGAATGAAGCCTGTAAGATTTTGTTTGAATATGAAGATTTTACAAGTTTTGCCAAACTTCACACCGACAATAAAACCAATCTCTGCAAAATGTATAAAGCAGAATGGGAACAAAATGGAACTGAACTGAAATTTACCGTTTCAGCAAACCGTTTTTTGAGAAATATGGTACGAGCGATTGTCGGAACGATGGTAGAAGTAGGTTCCGGAAAAATACAGCCGGAAGATGTGAGAAAAGTAATAGAAGATAAAAACCGAAATTCTGCAGGAACTTCTGCGCCAGCTCATGCTTTATTTTTGGTGAATGTAGGGTATGAATTTTAA
- a CDS encoding TlpA family protein disulfide reductase — MKQIMIFMMLSIFTLGCAQKTPEVSKTQFSKEALNQKLEDENGKNISVQEILNQHKGKVLVIDFWAGWCRDCLTALPKAEELEKNNPNIDFVFFSLERSKEKFDSSLERFNMKEKENYWFSTGWKNDFNNYIELNWIPRYMVIDQQSKIAKYYAISPEDPEIQKTIDKLLK, encoded by the coding sequence ATGAAGCAGATAATGATTTTCATGATGTTGAGTATTTTCACTTTGGGATGTGCACAAAAAACACCTGAAGTATCGAAAACTCAGTTTTCAAAAGAAGCATTAAATCAGAAACTGGAAGATGAAAATGGAAAAAACATCAGCGTTCAGGAAATATTAAATCAACATAAAGGAAAAGTTTTGGTCATCGATTTTTGGGCGGGTTGGTGCAGAGATTGTCTCACCGCATTACCAAAAGCTGAAGAATTGGAGAAAAATAATCCAAACATAGATTTTGTTTTCTTTTCGCTTGAAAGGTCAAAAGAGAAATTCGACAGCAGTCTTGAACGTTTTAATATGAAAGAAAAAGAAAACTACTGGTTTTCTACGGGCTGGAAAAATGACTTCAACAATTACATTGAGCTCAATTGGATTCCGAGATATATGGTGATTGACCAGCAATCTAAAATTGCAAAATATTATGCCATTTCTCCTGAAGACCCTGAAATACAAAAAACAATTGATAAACTTTTAAAATAA